AATCTTTGATGTGCCTGAAATGGAGACAATATACTACATTTTATTATACATGTggatgtatgttttttttttttcaagtgtctttctctttgtataataacatatgtcgTATGATATGTGCTCGTGTTCagaacacattgaaaaatctctccaacgTAAAGCTTCTTGCCATGTGGGGACTGACGTATACCACCTCTCCCtcttttttcaaaattaatgTTTATAATATCATCAGAAGAATGTTGCAGCATTTAAAGACAAACACCAAGACAATTTTAGCTAGTATTCATTTGCATTCCATATTGCCACAACCGTCCAAATCTCCAGCCTTCAGgtataaaaaataatacaagAATAAATCCAAGAAAACATGTATATACTTAAAAGTTTCTCGCAGATGAATGCACTACAAAGAAAGCTCTGCCAATCCTCCATGGATTCTAGCATCCTGTTACTTTGAATCATCCATCAGGGGTGGGGCCGGTGGGCCATCTCTCTCCTTGGATCTTTCTCTAGGGTTTTAACCCAACCCAGGTCGAAAGAGCTTTCAATTTAAACTAAATGTATTGATAAGTGCAACCATTGACGATGGATCGATTTAGGACCGttagattaattaatataagCATGCGATATACAGCCATGATTAAATCACATATTGTTTGTAGAGAAAAACACTTGTGCTTATAAGCAAAAAAATATTTGGATTAGAACAAAGTTGAAGGCGCTTGGAAAGAGTTTTCATAAGCAGAAGTACTTATTAATTTTTTCTGTTTAAACTAAATGTGGAAACGGTTTAGTATGACTAAATAACTGTGTTAAACATATTCTGACAAAAAAATGTGTCGTTAAACtgctaattaatataaattgGGTGAGTGATTATGATTAAACTAAGTTGGTAATTACGTTAATACACATGCagttttagagagaaaggaaaggtaAAGCTACATACAAACCTTTCTAcattaaagaaaagtaaaagtaCAAAACAAATGGCGTGAACCCAGCAGTTCGTAGTTTATTGGTTCCCTCATGTCACTTTGTCTTGCTTTTTGTTCACTAAGAAAAACTAGCTAGCTAATTACAAGACTCCCCCCCCCGGAAAcggtaggaaaaaaaaaagaaaaaagaaagaaaaaaaaactggcTTTTCCTCTAACTTTGCCTTTGTCCTAATTCTTAATTTTCCAAAGTTTTTCAACTTTTAGCAAAACTCTCAGGCCTACCACCTCTGTTCATCTCCTTCAATGATGTCATTTTCTCTCCTCACAGTTTTTGGTTGCTTTTCTGTTGAACCCAGTTTGAAAAGACCTGCAGGGTTTTCATGTCGGCTCTGTAATGCTTCATTGTGAACTCCAACAGCATCGACCATGTGAAATCTGGGTATTTTCTCGGACTCGAAGTATCCACCAACCCGCTCGGTGGCTTCACAACTTTATCGTCTCTCGGACACAAGAAGAATGCAAGAGACTTCCTTGGTGTTTCACTATTCACCACCGCCCTGTGCAGCCCGCTTTTGTACTTCCCATTTGAAAGTGCCTATAAATGCAGcaaaaacaataaattaaaCCTATAACAAATACAATgataaaaaatatatgattttcactctttttctcTTATCGCACTCATGTTTAAactgaataaattaaaagagaATGAAGAGACATAAATAAACAGGTGTGTGCATGGGCGGAAATTAGTTCCATAAGACAAAGGAAGTTGAATGTTTTGCTTACCATGAAGGTGTCACCAATGTTGACGACAAAGGCATTTAAATTAGGGGTAACGGAGTGCCATTGATCATCAACAAAGACTTCAAGGCCTCCAACTTGGTCTTCgtgaagaatggtcaaagaaGTTGGATCACAATGAGGGCCAGTGCCTAAAGTCTGCTCAGGTCTCTGGCATGGTGGGTAGTAGTTAAGCCTCATTATCGAATTGTTGTCTTCGAAAAACTCCTTGAAGTAAGCTCTGTCCACTCCAAGGCTCAGTCCCAGAAGTTCCATGATCCCAATAGAAAGTGTGCTCATAGCCTTGCAATAATCTTGGTAAACCCTCCTAAACACAAGAAAAATAACACAAATGGTAAGAATTAATTAAGGAAATGAATCAACTACGCGAAATTCAAGTAACATTGCGCATACCCGAATTCCTTGAATTCTTCCCCCATTTTGTCGCAAAAATAATCTTGGATAAAATTTGTTGAGCCTTTTTCGGCGGAGTAGCTGAAAGAAAGAGTCTCTTTCCACGGGAGTTTTGAGGAGAATCTGCCAGTGAAGCTGCTGGCATAGCCACAGCTCTCCCCTGCTTTCCTTTCAGCTCTCTGTTTCTCGGAGAGTGGCATTCCAAAAAAGTCATCCATGTAGCAGTGAGCGTCCGCGATGAGCTTATTGTCGACGCCATGATTCACGATGAGGAAAAAtccatgcttctggcatgcctCTCCTACAAGTTGAGAGGCTTTCGCGACGGCTTCTTTGTCACCGGAGAGAAAGCCTCCCAAGTCTATGAGTGCGACTTGGAGCTCGGGAGTGTTTTTGCAAGGCTTTTCGTGATCGGGCCAGATGAACTGACTCGGAATTTCAGTTTGATACCTGAAAACTGAGGCATCAAAAACCAATGGCTTTTGGTCATCCTCTTTGTGCTGCTGGGTTTGCTGGGTTTTTGGGGAGGGAGGTTGTGTCATGGTTTGCAAGCTGCTGGGTTTGATCATGCACTCAACAGCCATTTTTGCATGAACGGAAAATGTATGTGAGTTGGGGAAGGAGGGTTTGGGTTCCTGGTTGAAATAcagaggagagggagggagtgAAAATTAAAGTTCGAGGGGTGTGATGGGAGAAAAGCCAGGGCCGTTCTTATATTTGGGTGAATGAGtgaacaaaaattggaatcttaTAGCTCTAGCTCTCCCTCCTCCTTCACATTATATTTGTTTGCAAAAAAGGGCTTTTATATAGGGAAATTGCAAGTGCCGAGGCCTGTAGATGGGTAAAATTGAGGAGAGTTATTGTCTTTATGGTTGTTGCCAGAAAACGTTTCCCAATGGCATTTTGGCACTTCCTTCTGCGGAGGAAAATGCTGATGTCACCCTCTAATATCGTCCATCAGAAATTTTTCAATAGATCAAGAACACGGTTTAATACATTAATGTCATAATAAATTGGTTTGAATATTTTTTCTGGCACACTTGAAAATCTCTCCTAGTGCCATTACTAGACCGGCAAATAATAGTAGTAC
This region of Malus domestica chromosome 07, GDT2T_hap1 genomic DNA includes:
- the LOC103439689 gene encoding gibberellin 20 oxidase 2, which encodes MAVECMIKPSSLQTMTQPPSPKTQQTQQHKEDDQKPLVFDASVFRYQTEIPSQFIWPDHEKPCKNTPELQVALIDLGGFLSGDKEAVAKASQLVGEACQKHGFFLIVNHGVDNKLIADAHCYMDDFFGMPLSEKQRAERKAGESCGYASSFTGRFSSKLPWKETLSFSYSAEKGSTNFIQDYFCDKMGEEFKEFGRVYQDYCKAMSTLSIGIMELLGLSLGVDRAYFKEFFEDNNSIMRLNYYPPCQRPEQTLGTGPHCDPTSLTILHEDQVGGLEVFVDDQWHSVTPNLNAFVVNIGDTFMALSNGKYKSGLHRAVVNSETPRKSLAFFLCPRDDKVVKPPSGLVDTSSPRKYPDFTWSMLLEFTMKHYRADMKTLQVFSNWVQQKSNQKL